A section of the Mesorhizobium loti genome encodes:
- a CDS encoding exodeoxyribonuclease III: protein MPFSIATWNINSVRLRMPIVERLLDEYAPDVLCLQETKVPDELFPEKAFRKLGYGHIAFHGQKGYHGVATVARRPIEVVEKRRFCEIEDSRHLSVTVRAGGKTILLHNFYVPAGGDEPDPEINKKFKHKLDFVAEMNAIRAEHNEVSASVLVGDLNIAPLEHDVWSHKQLLNVVSHTPVETENFEAMRLAGNWVDLMRLNVPSDQKLYTWWSYRAQDWEASNRGRRLDHVWSSPNLVPDFAGYEILRAARGWDRPSDHVPVIARFDLD, encoded by the coding sequence ATGCCCTTTTCCATCGCCACCTGGAACATCAACTCCGTGCGCCTGCGCATGCCGATCGTCGAACGCCTGCTCGATGAGTACGCCCCCGATGTGCTGTGCCTGCAAGAGACCAAGGTTCCGGACGAACTGTTCCCGGAAAAGGCATTCCGCAAGCTCGGCTACGGGCACATCGCCTTCCATGGACAGAAGGGCTATCACGGCGTCGCCACCGTGGCGCGGCGGCCGATCGAGGTGGTCGAAAAGCGCCGTTTCTGCGAGATCGAGGATAGCCGGCATTTGTCGGTGACTGTGCGCGCCGGCGGCAAGACGATCCTGCTGCACAATTTCTACGTCCCGGCGGGCGGCGACGAACCGGATCCCGAAATCAACAAGAAATTCAAGCACAAGCTCGATTTCGTCGCGGAGATGAACGCCATCCGCGCCGAGCACAACGAGGTGTCCGCTTCGGTGCTGGTCGGCGACCTCAACATCGCGCCGCTCGAGCACGACGTCTGGTCGCACAAGCAATTGCTCAATGTGGTCAGCCATACGCCGGTCGAGACCGAAAACTTCGAGGCGATGCGGCTGGCCGGCAACTGGGTCGACCTGATGCGGCTCAACGTGCCATCGGACCAGAAGCTCTACACCTGGTGGAGTTATCGCGCTCAGGACTGGGAAGCGTCGAACCGGGGCCGGCGGCTCGACCATGTCTGGTCGTCGCCCAACCTGGTGCCGGATTTCGCCGGTTACGAAATCCTGAGGGCGGCACGCGGCTGGGACCGCCCCTCGGACCATGTGCCTGTCATTGCACGGTTCGACCTGGATTAG
- a CDS encoding ammonium transporter, translated as MNISSTLKTTGRAALLGSLALAALGSVAAFAQEAAPAAAAAAPAAAPTPVLDTGNTAWMLTSTALVLMMTIPGLALFYGGMVRKKNVLATIMQSFAITCLVTILWFMFGYSLAFSDGGGMNAYLGGFSKFFHHGITTSTLWAPGVANIPEFVFSMFQMTFAIITPALIAGAFAERMKFSALLIFMALWLLVVYAPIAHWVWGGGFLGAAGVLDFAGGTVVHINAGVAGLVCALVLGKREGYGTTNMAPHNLVYSVIGASLLWVGWFGFNAGSELAADGLAGAAMLNTQVATAAAALAWMFAEWIVAKKPSVLGIISGAVAGLVAVTPASGFVNPTGAFIVGIVAGVVCYISAVKVKHMFGYDDSLDAFGVHGVGGVVGALLTGLLADPAINSLSSGASVGKQLYGIVFTILWTAIATFVILYIVKALVGLRPTTQEEVEGLDISQHGEVVP; from the coding sequence ATGAATATTTCTTCCACCTTGAAGACGACGGGACGGGCGGCCCTTCTGGGCTCGCTTGCTCTCGCAGCATTGGGCAGCGTCGCCGCCTTCGCGCAGGAAGCAGCTCCGGCCGCTGCCGCCGCCGCACCGGCCGCCGCCCCGACACCGGTGCTCGATACCGGCAATACCGCCTGGATGCTGACCTCGACGGCGTTGGTGCTGATGATGACCATCCCCGGCCTGGCGCTGTTCTACGGCGGCATGGTGCGCAAGAAGAACGTGCTCGCCACCATCATGCAGAGCTTCGCCATCACCTGCCTGGTGACGATCCTGTGGTTCATGTTCGGCTATTCGCTGGCCTTCTCCGACGGCGGCGGCATGAATGCCTATCTCGGCGGCTTCTCGAAATTCTTCCATCACGGCATCACCACCTCGACGCTGTGGGCGCCCGGGGTCGCGAACATTCCTGAATTCGTCTTCTCGATGTTCCAGATGACCTTCGCCATCATCACGCCTGCCCTCATCGCCGGTGCCTTCGCCGAGCGCATGAAATTCTCGGCGCTGCTGATCTTCATGGCGCTGTGGCTGCTGGTCGTCTATGCGCCGATCGCGCATTGGGTCTGGGGCGGCGGCTTCCTTGGCGCGGCCGGCGTGCTCGACTTCGCCGGCGGCACGGTCGTCCACATCAATGCCGGTGTCGCCGGTCTCGTCTGCGCCCTGGTTCTGGGCAAGCGCGAAGGCTATGGCACCACCAACATGGCGCCGCATAACCTGGTCTATTCGGTGATCGGCGCTTCGCTGCTGTGGGTCGGCTGGTTCGGCTTCAACGCCGGTTCGGAACTGGCGGCCGACGGCCTTGCCGGTGCCGCCATGCTCAACACCCAGGTCGCCACCGCCGCGGCGGCCCTTGCCTGGATGTTCGCCGAATGGATCGTCGCCAAGAAGCCTTCGGTGCTCGGCATCATCTCGGGTGCCGTTGCCGGCCTGGTCGCGGTGACGCCGGCTTCCGGCTTCGTCAACCCGACCGGCGCCTTCATCGTCGGCATCGTCGCTGGCGTGGTCTGCTACATCTCGGCGGTCAAGGTGAAGCACATGTTCGGCTATGACGACTCGCTCGATGCCTTCGGCGTCCATGGCGTCGGCGGCGTGGTTGGTGCGTTGCTGACCGGCCTGCTCGCCGACCCGGCGATCAACAGCCTGTCGTCGGGCGCCTCCGTCGGCAAGCAGCTCTACGGCATCGTCTTCACCATCCTGTGGACGGCGATCGCCACCTTCGTGATCCTCTACATCGTCAAGGCGCTGGTCGGCCTGCGTCCGACGACCCAGGAAGAGGTCGAAGGCCTCGACATCTCCCAGCATGGCGAAGTGGTGCCGTAA
- a CDS encoding ubiquinone biosynthesis hydroxylase: MERKADAKTRPGLDVLVAGAGYVGLAAAVSLKQARPGLAVALVDAAPAGVWQRDGRASAIAAAACRMLDQLGVWAEIAPQAQAITEMIITDSRSSDPVRPVFLTFGGEVAPGEPFAHMVANKALNGALRGRAEKLGIDIIEGVAVQGFETGGAGISVHLADGAALTARLLVAADGVNSKLRDMAGIKTVKWEYGQSGIVCTVAHERPHNGRAEEHFLPAGPFATLPLKPDEDGTNRSSIVWVERTEDAKALVEGDDLVFEHELEQRFGLKLGEIRVADKPRAWPLGLTIARAFVAPRVALAGDAAHGIHPIAGQGLNLGFKDVAALAEVIVEADRLGQDIGALDVLERYQQWRRFDTVQMGVTTDVLNRLFSNDITPLRTVRDIGLGLVERMPRLKEFFIRQASGLSAGTPRLLKGEAI; this comes from the coding sequence ATGGAACGCAAGGCGGACGCCAAGACCAGACCCGGGCTCGATGTCCTCGTTGCCGGCGCCGGCTATGTCGGGCTGGCCGCCGCCGTCTCGCTGAAGCAGGCGCGGCCGGGTCTTGCCGTGGCGTTGGTCGATGCCGCGCCGGCCGGCGTCTGGCAACGCGATGGCCGCGCCTCGGCCATTGCCGCCGCCGCCTGCCGCATGCTCGACCAGCTCGGCGTCTGGGCCGAGATCGCGCCGCAGGCGCAGGCCATCACCGAAATGATCATCACCGATTCGCGCAGCTCCGATCCGGTGCGCCCCGTCTTCCTGACCTTCGGCGGGGAAGTGGCGCCGGGCGAGCCCTTCGCGCACATGGTCGCCAACAAGGCGTTGAACGGCGCCTTGCGCGGCAGGGCCGAGAAGCTCGGCATCGACATCATCGAAGGCGTCGCGGTGCAGGGTTTTGAGACCGGCGGTGCCGGCATATCGGTGCACCTGGCCGACGGAGCCGCGCTGACGGCGCGGCTGCTGGTCGCCGCGGACGGCGTCAATTCGAAGCTGCGCGACATGGCCGGCATCAAGACGGTGAAATGGGAATACGGCCAGTCCGGCATCGTCTGCACGGTGGCGCATGAGCGGCCTCACAATGGCCGCGCCGAAGAGCATTTCCTGCCCGCCGGACCCTTTGCCACGCTGCCGCTGAAACCCGACGAGGACGGCACCAACCGTTCGTCGATCGTCTGGGTCGAACGCACGGAGGATGCCAAGGCGCTCGTGGAAGGCGACGATCTCGTCTTCGAACATGAGCTCGAACAGCGCTTTGGCCTGAAGCTCGGCGAGATCCGTGTCGCCGACAAGCCGCGCGCCTGGCCGCTCGGCCTCACCATTGCACGCGCCTTCGTCGCGCCGCGTGTGGCCCTTGCCGGCGACGCCGCCCACGGCATCCATCCGATCGCCGGACAGGGCCTCAACCTCGGCTTCAAGGATGTGGCGGCACTTGCCGAGGTGATCGTCGAGGCGGACCGGCTCGGCCAGGACATCGGCGCGCTCGACGTGCTCGAGCGCTACCAGCAATGGCGCCGTTTCGACACGGTGCAGATGGGCGTCACCACGGATGTGCTGAACCGGCTGTTTTCAAACGACATCACCCCACTGCGCACCGTTCGCGACATCGGCCTCGGCCTCGTCGAGCGCATGCCGCGCCTGAAGGAATTCTTTATCCGGCAGGCGTCAGGGCTGTCCGCCGGTACGCCGAGGCTTTTGAAGGGCGAAGCAATCTAG
- the tesB gene encoding acyl-CoA thioesterase II, translating to MTAAMDELLRILDLERLEHNLYRGRSPQVEWQRVFGGQTIAQALVAAQRTVEPDRFVHSLHGYFMRPGDIKVPIVYEVDRIRDGGSFTTRRVLAIQHGQAIFSLEASFQVDEKGLEHQFALPDDVPPPEGLQTQRQLLEKAERVPEAVRRFWARERPLELRPVNLQHYESRDKLPPRQNVWIRLAGPVPDDRALQSVLLAYLSDMTLLDTSTFAHGRGLFDPDIQAASLDHSMWFHRPHSLDGWLLYAQDSPSSSGSRGFSRGTLYARDGTLIASMAQEGLIRLKR from the coding sequence ATGACGGCGGCCATGGACGAGCTTCTGCGCATTCTCGACCTCGAGAGGCTCGAACACAATCTGTATCGTGGTCGCAGCCCCCAGGTGGAGTGGCAGCGCGTGTTCGGCGGCCAGACCATCGCCCAGGCGCTGGTGGCGGCGCAGCGCACGGTCGAGCCGGACCGCTTCGTGCATTCGCTGCACGGCTATTTCATGCGGCCGGGCGATATCAAGGTGCCGATCGTCTACGAGGTCGACCGCATCCGCGACGGCGGCTCCTTCACCACCCGACGCGTGCTGGCAATCCAGCACGGACAGGCGATCTTTTCGCTGGAAGCCTCGTTCCAGGTCGATGAAAAGGGGCTCGAGCATCAATTCGCGCTGCCCGACGACGTGCCGCCTCCGGAGGGCCTGCAGACCCAGCGGCAGCTGCTCGAGAAGGCCGAACGTGTACCGGAAGCGGTGCGCCGTTTCTGGGCGCGTGAGCGGCCGCTGGAGCTCAGGCCGGTCAATCTCCAGCACTATGAGAGCCGCGACAAGCTGCCGCCCCGGCAGAATGTCTGGATCCGTCTTGCCGGGCCGGTTCCCGACGACCGCGCGCTGCAATCGGTGCTGCTCGCCTATCTCTCGGACATGACACTGCTCGACACCTCGACCTTCGCGCATGGGCGCGGCCTGTTCGATCCCGATATCCAGGCGGCGAGTCTCGACCATTCCATGTGGTTCCACCGGCCGCATTCGCTTGACGGCTGGCTGCTCTATGCGCAGGACAGCCCTTCGAGTTCGGGATCGCGCGGCTTCAGCCGTGGCACCCTCTATGCCCGTGACGGCACGCTGATCGCCTCGATGGCCCAGGAAGGCTTGATCCGGCTCAAGCGTTGA
- a CDS encoding OsmC family protein: MDRTATAVWKGNLKEGKGTLDSQSGTLKGTPYSFKARFEDESGKSGTNPEELIAAAHAGCYAMQLSHFLAENGTPAAELDAKAVVTLVPGTGITGSAITLVGKVPGIDAAKFKELAEKAKAECPVSKALGAIKVSLDARLG; encoded by the coding sequence ATGGACCGCACCGCCACCGCCGTCTGGAAAGGCAATCTGAAAGAAGGCAAGGGCACGCTCGACAGCCAGAGCGGAACCTTGAAAGGCACGCCCTATTCGTTCAAGGCGCGCTTCGAGGATGAAAGCGGCAAATCCGGCACCAATCCGGAAGAGCTGATCGCGGCCGCCCATGCCGGTTGCTACGCCATGCAGCTTTCGCATTTCCTGGCCGAGAACGGCACGCCCGCCGCCGAACTCGACGCCAAGGCCGTGGTGACGCTGGTCCCGGGCACCGGCATCACCGGCAGCGCGATCACGCTGGTCGGCAAGGTGCCCGGCATCGATGCGGCGAAATTCAAGGAATTGGCCGAGAAGGCCAAGGCCGAATGCCCGGTCTCCAAGGCTCTTGGCGCCATAAAAGTGTCGCTCGACGCCAGGCTTGGCTAG
- a CDS encoding response regulator transcription factor, with the protein MTSRTILIVDDDDDLRGTLVEQLALYEEFDVQQEATAAKGVTAARGGLIDLLIMDVGLPDMDGREAVKILRKGGYKAPIIMLTGHDTDSDTILGLEAGANDYVTKPFRFAVLLARIRAQLRQHEQSEDATFSVGPYTFKPSQKLLIDPRGGKVRLTEKEASIIKYLYRADQKVVTRDVLLEEVWGYNSGVTTHTLETHVYRLRQKIERDPSNAEILVTESGGYKLVP; encoded by the coding sequence ATGACTTCACGCACCATCCTGATCGTCGACGACGATGACGACCTGCGCGGCACGTTGGTCGAGCAACTCGCCCTCTACGAGGAATTCGACGTGCAGCAGGAAGCGACTGCGGCAAAAGGCGTCACGGCGGCACGCGGCGGCCTCATCGACCTGCTTATCATGGATGTCGGCCTGCCCGACATGGATGGCCGCGAGGCCGTCAAGATCCTGCGCAAGGGCGGCTACAAGGCGCCCATCATCATGCTGACCGGCCACGACACCGATTCGGACACGATTCTGGGTCTCGAGGCCGGCGCCAACGACTATGTGACGAAGCCTTTCCGCTTCGCGGTGCTGCTTGCGCGCATCCGCGCCCAGTTGCGCCAGCATGAGCAGAGCGAGGACGCCACGTTCTCGGTCGGCCCCTACACCTTCAAACCCAGCCAGAAGCTGCTCATCGACCCGCGCGGCGGCAAGGTGCGGCTGACGGAGAAGGAAGCCTCGATCATCAAATATCTCTATCGCGCCGACCAGAAAGTGGTGACGCGCGACGTGCTGCTCGAGGAGGTCTGGGGCTACAATTCCGGTGTCACCACGCACACGCTGGAAACCCATGTCTATCGTCTGCGCCAGAAGATCGAGCGCGATCCTTCCAATGCGGAAATTCTTGTGACAGAAAGCGGCGGCTACAAGCTGGTTCCTTAA
- a CDS encoding cyclic nucleotide-binding domain-containing protein, which translates to MALDDDIRILSAVRLFEGFTQEQLRLLAFGAETTVVRADHKLYREDDEADSAYIVVSGRIVLYREQNGQRIPIGEAGPGTMLSELALIADTNRLTSASAEIDSEVIRLSRKMFRRILEEYPEVAVKLHQRILDDFQALIARIEELGPRFDG; encoded by the coding sequence ATGGCGTTGGATGACGACATCCGCATCCTGTCCGCCGTGAGGCTCTTCGAGGGTTTCACGCAGGAACAACTGCGCCTGCTCGCCTTCGGCGCCGAGACCACCGTGGTGCGGGCCGACCACAAGCTCTACCGCGAGGATGACGAGGCCGATTCGGCCTATATCGTGGTCAGCGGGCGCATCGTGCTCTATCGCGAGCAGAATGGCCAACGCATCCCGATCGGCGAGGCCGGCCCCGGCACGATGCTCAGCGAACTGGCATTGATCGCCGACACCAACCGGCTGACCAGCGCGTCGGCCGAAATCGACTCGGAAGTGATCCGCCTCAGCCGCAAGATGTTCCGCCGCATCCTGGAGGAGTATCCCGAGGTGGCGGTGAAACTGCACCAGCGCATCCTCGACGATTTCCAAGCCTTGATCGCCCGCATCGAGGAGCTGGGGCCGCGGTTTGACGGGTAG
- a CDS encoding GNAT family N-acetyltransferase — MEIVAAREPDVTSAADCLAAAFADDPQMAFFFLGDPAQRQALVTEFFSILMAARLALGMPVLLLKSEGRILGAVMGYDTRRPEWLPAHQQRWALLQQRQESMASRFERADAISEEYKPRKPHFYLGVLGVHPSMQGKGAGGALIKAYCDLAERDPVSAGTFLETARRRNLAFYERCGFQLLGQGELGPGKPFWCLFRPKAVRDGN; from the coding sequence ATGGAGATAGTGGCAGCACGAGAGCCGGATGTGACATCGGCGGCCGACTGCCTGGCGGCTGCCTTTGCCGATGATCCGCAGATGGCTTTTTTCTTCTTGGGCGATCCTGCGCAGCGTCAGGCGCTGGTGACGGAGTTCTTCTCGATCCTGATGGCGGCGCGCCTGGCGCTTGGAATGCCTGTGCTGCTGTTAAAGAGCGAGGGTCGCATCCTTGGTGCGGTGATGGGCTATGATACGCGGCGGCCTGAATGGCTTCCAGCTCACCAACAGAGATGGGCTCTGCTTCAGCAAAGGCAGGAATCGATGGCTTCGCGCTTCGAGAGGGCTGACGCCATCAGTGAAGAATACAAGCCGCGGAAACCGCATTTCTACCTTGGCGTCCTTGGCGTTCACCCCTCAATGCAGGGAAAGGGGGCTGGCGGCGCGCTCATCAAGGCTTATTGCGATCTTGCCGAAAGAGATCCTGTCTCGGCAGGGACGTTTCTCGAAACCGCACGACGCAGGAATTTGGCTTTCTATGAACGTTGCGGGTTTCAACTCCTCGGCCAAGGTGAACTTGGGCCCGGGAAGCCATTCTGGTGCCTGTTCCGGCCAAAAGCCGTTCGAGACGGCAATTAG
- a CDS encoding outer-membrane lipoprotein carrier protein LolA, with translation MKNDLSALGNFAPTRRQLLGLGLVAAGAAALNVIPGFELLASAQAAVPAAAQKIADHFSSVKSMSGEFVQFGPKGEQTGGKFFLERPGKIRFNYDGASNFRVISDGKSVVILNKKLNTSDLYPLSKTPLKLLLDDRIDLSGDRVKSVKEEDDLTTIKLADKSVFGNAMITMMFDPKTYDLRQWTITDAQGKDTTVMIFNTKEGVSFAADTFAIDYTANRELNTKTR, from the coding sequence ATGAAAAACGATCTTTCAGCACTCGGAAATTTCGCCCCGACCCGCCGCCAGCTGCTTGGCCTCGGCCTTGTCGCTGCGGGTGCAGCCGCCCTCAATGTGATACCTGGCTTCGAATTGCTGGCCTCGGCGCAGGCCGCCGTGCCCGCAGCCGCGCAGAAGATCGCCGACCATTTTTCCTCGGTCAAATCGATGAGCGGCGAATTCGTCCAGTTCGGCCCCAAGGGCGAGCAGACCGGCGGCAAGTTCTTCCTGGAACGGCCGGGCAAGATCCGCTTCAACTATGACGGAGCGTCGAATTTCCGGGTGATTTCCGACGGCAAGTCGGTGGTCATCCTCAACAAGAAGCTGAACACGTCGGATCTCTATCCGCTATCCAAGACGCCGCTGAAGCTGCTGCTCGACGACCGCATCGACCTCTCCGGCGATCGCGTCAAGAGCGTCAAGGAAGAGGACGACCTCACCACCATCAAGCTCGCCGACAAGTCGGTATTCGGCAATGCGATGATCACCATGATGTTCGATCCGAAAACCTATGATCTGCGCCAGTGGACGATCACCGACGCGCAAGGCAAGGACACCACGGTGATGATCTTCAACACCAAGGAAGGCGTCAGCTTCGCCGCCGACACCTTTGCCATCGACTATACGGCCAACCGCGAGCTGAACACCAAGACGCGCTGA
- a CDS encoding DNA translocase FtsK, with the protein MRSGASAPLALADTGHGIQAFARRQVGRLVGAGMFLAVAFGVASLATWNVADPSFSHATNNTVTNAMGYAGAVFSDLAMQFFGLAAVAALVPAVIWGYLLFSARGVDRLPKRGLFWFGFALLAAAIAGCIVPPKTWPLPTGLGGVFGDMVLKIPGVLIGGYPTGLIASVLAVLLAAPALWLFAYGSALIGRKNGFAVMEEPVADPREDDLLFDNDEDEGDEGILALGAITHWWLSLRAWMHRRAVRRRQERDEYEPELEPRASAWRRAAERVESAEFAEQRMSQDGRARVEPEFFAAMVNDRSVSVDPDDDDIFDRDDDMDDEGPVVQRRAGSTAKVQQFRSDAATRVEAPAPRPAPGARVQREAQTSLIGSDKFEMPSLHFLSEPKNVAKDPSLSKDALEQNARLLEGVLEDFGVKGEIIAVRPGPVVTLYELEPAPGIKSSRVIGLSDDIARSMSAIACRVAVVPGRNAIGIELPNAKRETVYLREIMASRDFETTKAKLALALGKTINGEAVIVDIAKMPHVLVAGTTGSGKSVAINTMILSLLYRLTPQECRLIMIDPKMLELSVYDGIPHLLTPVVTDPKKAVVALKWTVREMEDRYRKMSKVGVRNIDGFNARVQQAEKKGEKISRTVQTGFDRQTGEAIYETENLDLEPMPYIVVIIDEMADLMMVAGKDIEGAVQRLAQMARAAGIHVIMATQRPSVDVITGTIKANFPTRISFQVTSKIDSRTILGEQGAEQLLGMGDMLYMAGGGRIQRVHGPFVSDDEVEKIVGHLKLQGVPEYLDAITEDDDEDDDEPSGKGGSGGGSGNFEDSDDPYDQAVAVVLRDGKASTSYIQRRLGIGYNRAASIIEKMEKEGIVGPANHAGKREILVPTEDDKF; encoded by the coding sequence ATGCGTTCAGGGGCTTCAGCACCGCTCGCGCTGGCCGATACGGGGCACGGCATCCAGGCTTTCGCGCGGCGCCAGGTCGGCCGTCTGGTCGGTGCCGGCATGTTCCTGGCGGTGGCCTTCGGGGTTGCCAGCCTCGCCACCTGGAACGTTGCCGATCCAAGCTTCTCGCACGCCACCAACAACACCGTCACCAACGCCATGGGCTATGCCGGCGCTGTGTTCTCCGATCTTGCCATGCAGTTCTTCGGCCTTGCCGCGGTTGCCGCGCTGGTTCCGGCCGTGATCTGGGGTTACCTCCTGTTTTCGGCGCGTGGTGTCGACAGGCTGCCCAAGCGCGGGCTGTTCTGGTTCGGCTTCGCGCTGCTCGCCGCCGCCATCGCCGGTTGCATCGTTCCGCCCAAGACCTGGCCGCTGCCCACCGGCCTCGGCGGCGTGTTCGGCGACATGGTGCTCAAGATTCCCGGCGTCCTCATCGGCGGCTATCCGACCGGACTGATCGCCAGCGTGCTCGCCGTTCTGCTGGCGGCACCCGCGCTCTGGCTGTTCGCCTATGGCTCGGCGCTGATCGGGCGCAAGAACGGCTTCGCCGTGATGGAGGAACCGGTCGCGGACCCGCGCGAGGACGATCTTCTGTTCGACAATGACGAGGATGAGGGCGACGAGGGCATATTGGCGCTCGGTGCCATTACCCATTGGTGGCTGTCGTTGCGCGCGTGGATGCATCGGCGCGCGGTGCGCCGCAGGCAGGAGCGGGACGAATACGAGCCGGAGCTGGAGCCGCGCGCCAGCGCCTGGCGCCGCGCCGCCGAACGGGTCGAGTCGGCCGAGTTCGCCGAGCAGCGCATGAGCCAGGATGGGCGCGCCCGCGTCGAGCCGGAATTCTTCGCCGCCATGGTCAATGACCGCAGCGTTTCCGTCGATCCGGATGATGACGATATCTTCGACCGCGACGACGACATGGACGACGAGGGGCCTGTCGTCCAGCGTCGCGCTGGCTCCACCGCCAAGGTGCAGCAGTTCCGCTCCGACGCCGCCACCCGCGTCGAGGCGCCGGCACCACGCCCGGCTCCCGGCGCGCGCGTCCAGCGTGAGGCGCAGACCTCGCTGATCGGCTCGGACAAGTTCGAGATGCCGTCGCTGCATTTCCTGTCCGAACCGAAGAACGTGGCGAAGGACCCGAGCCTGTCGAAGGACGCGCTGGAGCAGAACGCGCGCCTGCTCGAAGGCGTGCTGGAAGATTTCGGAGTCAAGGGCGAGATCATCGCCGTACGCCCCGGTCCCGTGGTCACCCTCTATGAGCTGGAACCGGCGCCCGGCATCAAATCGTCTCGCGTCATCGGCCTTTCCGACGACATTGCCCGCTCGATGAGCGCGATCGCCTGCCGCGTCGCCGTGGTGCCCGGCCGCAACGCAATCGGCATCGAACTGCCGAATGCCAAGCGCGAGACCGTGTACCTGCGCGAGATCATGGCCAGCCGCGACTTCGAGACAACCAAGGCCAAGCTGGCGCTGGCGCTGGGCAAGACCATCAATGGCGAGGCCGTCATCGTCGACATCGCCAAGATGCCGCACGTGCTGGTCGCCGGCACCACCGGCTCGGGCAAGTCGGTCGCCATCAACACCATGATCCTGTCGCTGCTCTACCGGCTCACGCCGCAGGAATGCCGGCTGATCATGATCGACCCGAAGATGCTCGAACTCTCCGTCTATGACGGCATCCCGCATCTTTTGACGCCCGTCGTCACCGATCCGAAAAAGGCGGTGGTGGCGCTGAAATGGACCGTGCGGGAGATGGAGGACCGCTACCGCAAGATGTCCAAGGTCGGCGTGCGCAACATCGACGGTTTCAACGCCCGCGTTCAGCAGGCCGAGAAAAAAGGCGAGAAGATATCGCGCACGGTGCAGACCGGCTTCGACCGCCAGACCGGCGAGGCGATCTACGAGACCGAGAATCTCGACCTCGAGCCGATGCCCTACATCGTCGTCATCATCGACGAGATGGCCGACCTGATGATGGTCGCCGGCAAGGACATCGAAGGTGCCGTGCAGCGCCTGGCGCAGATGGCGCGTGCCGCCGGCATCCATGTCATCATGGCGACGCAACGTCCCTCGGTCGACGTCATCACCGGCACGATCAAGGCCAACTTCCCGACCCGCATCTCCTTCCAGGTCACGTCGAAGATCGACAGCCGCACCATCCTGGGCGAGCAGGGCGCCGAGCAGCTGCTCGGCATGGGAGACATGCTCTACATGGCCGGCGGCGGCCGCATCCAGCGCGTGCACGGTCCTTTCGTCTCCGACGACGAGGTGGAGAAGATCGTCGGGCACCTGAAGCTGCAGGGCGTGCCCGAATATCTCGACGCCATCACCGAGGATGACGACGAGGACGACGACGAGCCATCCGGCAAGGGCGGTTCCGGCGGCGGCAGCGGCAATTTCGAGGATTCCGACGACCCTTACGACCAGGCGGTCGCCGTGGTGCTGCGCGACGGCAAGGCATCGACCAGCTACATCCAGCGCCGTCTCGGCATCGGCTACAACCGCGCCGCCTCGATTATCGAGAAGATGGAAAAGGAAGGCATTGTTGGCCCGGCCAACCATGCGGGAAAACGCGAAATCCTGGTGCCAACCGAAGACGACAAGTTCTGA
- a CDS encoding YciI family protein, with the protein MKYVCLVYGEEKDLHALTVERGAKLDADSLAYDRSLDQQGKLIIAQALQSVKTSKSVRRRRGKRLVTDGPFAETKEQLLGFVMVEADTLEEALDIAADIPLAELGTIEVRAIYDIPGS; encoded by the coding sequence ATGAAATATGTCTGCCTGGTCTATGGTGAGGAAAAAGACCTCCATGCATTGACCGTGGAGCGTGGGGCCAAGCTCGACGCCGATTCGCTGGCCTATGACAGGTCCTTGGACCAACAGGGCAAGCTGATCATCGCGCAGGCGCTGCAGTCGGTGAAGACCTCGAAGTCGGTGCGACGGCGCAGGGGCAAGCGCCTTGTCACCGACGGCCCTTTCGCCGAAACCAAGGAGCAGTTGCTTGGCTTCGTCATGGTCGAGGCGGACACTCTCGAGGAAGCGCTGGACATCGCCGCCGACATTCCGCTGGCCGAACTCGGTACGATCGAGGTCAGGGCGATCTATGACATACCCGGGTCATAG
- a CDS encoding P-II family nitrogen regulator → MKIVMAIIKPFKLDEVREALTAVGIQGLTVTEVKGYGRQKGHTEIYRGAEYAVSFLPKIKIEVAVSGDTVDKAVEAITAAAKTGQIGDGKIFVFGIDQAVRIRTGETDTDAL, encoded by the coding sequence ATGAAAATCGTGATGGCAATCATCAAGCCGTTCAAGCTGGACGAGGTGCGCGAAGCGCTTACCGCCGTCGGCATCCAGGGCCTGACCGTCACCGAAGTCAAAGGCTACGGGCGTCAGAAGGGGCATACGGAAATCTATCGCGGGGCGGAATACGCGGTCAGTTTCCTGCCGAAGATCAAGATCGAGGTCGCGGTCAGTGGCGACACGGTCGACAAGGCCGTCGAAGCCATCACCGCCGCGGCCAAGACCGGCCAGATCGGCGACGGCAAGATCTTCGTTTTCGGCATCGACCAGGCGGTGCGTATCCGCACCGGCGAAACAGACACCGACGCGCTCTAA